A genomic window from Purpureocillium takamizusanense chromosome 2, complete sequence includes:
- a CDS encoding uncharacterized protein (EggNog:ENOG503P972) has protein sequence MDATDCPAAAGGLPLANISPLPTFFIRFFPATGHQTTTQIPTGAPLSQTIRWTSCLALRDALYRAPAWTRVPAESRIPAKPFTIMKKIGMPTRYIATTRPAQLLTGQQPLIQDAKLELPSAKRRRLNQYTPSANEMEIHASPQSTAEIINAFMQAKVDLANHMLALDPEILLQDIEQLKKRATTSTPAKRHIDRNYHIEQHGLVGGYRLRGYDQVWHIVLHTIQSDTRHVNLKAAAIAEVSANLQELRRNPRKLIAYHGIPELSDIADVTEPESSLALMRPPEQPADAKSPTKREPQPSSPIKARRLSDTIVPLPPASSPRTEPSPTKSASPPSTPFVDTPVPRKIVATSPSLKATAATAAVTGSPRREESPTKGEKDTSPSVFAFPSPPDRPVAPTPSRWNRQDPSTPQTGLSERRESGLGLVDSIPPTPALPSALRGINAGEGEVFNFGCTSSSFTALPTSGSLAASGGSRRGGGSSKRGHRKSEPLLRSLQRSWTGGRPSLSPTKLSSDAASPGADTAGGSRRGGVHTPDMANTPDMSSSSVETPALSWGKLTGRPPAPIRETPKMSRGVFNVDARQNLDIFREVQRGGDAASAVDYLAKMAEEKCGGQAKVMIEQAMGKLFVRFKLPLEYASKFADTQRHDESRFTVTPSAISSSPRVRFPAPQMISQSAVSPATPFWHPASIHDASKQRMATVDPDFAGQDQTLAVAAFESPTDVPADTPPDVTSLNLHSANTTQLLQTPTMTGIAFASSPGAATQTPGLFPALQSPALHSNPDAPKSSDALASDSAVAETTQVTAAIQNTSTFTPLDSSGQRSAKTKASMPTAGQDQSQESQQTKRVEFDSPGRDYMRDFIMRAKPKRLSTTETGSPIAPPSKRQPLVAKSPNTESPQKAKRKADEDELAQDPTPLKKGAGRLSKRTRRHKEFESDADTDRLMDGTDTLAKLEVNDKTANRLAEGADGEQDAAEIEEAPVARRSSRLRSQKQPASAPKSSIPTAIKLGARSGAGRGAGVKRTQTDVSSQTRENTRKNKGNAEHPSEVLARQSSESDETEVAAADTSNKKKPSKKGTNVGWKEPLVAHKEEKTEKPKRGRTSKAKATIGNTGIAKPAASTKSSATATKQRSAKVAAKMGMSGNGTPARPARITRSSARNQQ, from the exons ATGGACGCGACGGACTGcccggccgctgctggcgggctgccGCTCGCGAATAT ATCCCCTTTACCCACATTCTTCATTCGGTTCTTTCCTGCCACTGGACACCAAACCACCACTCAGATTCCAACCGGCGCGCCGCTTTCGCAAACCAT CCGCTGGACGTCCTGCCTTGCCCTCAGAGATGCGCTCTATCGTGCTCCCGCATGGACTCGCGTGCCCGCCGAATCTCGTATTCCTGCCAAGCCCTTCACCATCATGAAGAAGATTGGCATGCCAACGCGATACATCGCGACGACTCGACCTGCACAGCTCCTCACAGGACAACAACCTCTAATCCAGGATGCGAAGCTCGAACTGCCCTCTGCGAAGCGTCGGCGCCTGAATCAATACACACCTTCTGCCAACGAAATGGAGATTCACGCCTCGCCTCAGTCTACGGCTGAAATAATCAATGCTTTTATGCAAGCCAAAG TGGATCTCGCTAACCATATGCTCGCCCTGGACCCCGAGATTCTCCTTCAAGACATTGAGCAGCTCAAGAAGCGTGCCACCACCTCTACCCCAGCAAAGCGACACATTGACCGCAACTATCATATCGAACAACACGGCCTCGTTGGTGGTTATCGGCTTCGTGGCTACGACCAAGTTTGGCATATTGTCCTGCACACCATTCAGTCTGACACCCGCCATGTCAACCTCAAAGCGGCTGCGATTGCAGAGGTCTCGGCAAACCTCCAGGAGCTGCGCCGGAACCCGCGCAAGCTCATCGCCTACCATGGTATTCCCGAGCTGTCCGACATCGCGGACGTCACAGAGCCTGAGAGCTCTTTGGCTCTCATGAGGCCCCCcgagcagcccgccgacgcaAAGTCTCCCACGAAGCGGGAGCCTCAGCCTTCGAGCCCCATAAAGGCTCGAAGGCTGAGCGACACCATAGtgcctctgccgccggcgtcaagcCCGAGAACAgagccctcgccgaccaaGTCGGCTTCACCCCCGTCGACACCATTTGTCGACACCCCGGTGCCGCGGAAAATCGTGGCGACCTCGCCTTCCCTGAAGGCGACAGCGGCTACCGCCGCTGTAACAGGGTCGCCACGCCGCGAGGAATCCCCCACCAAAGGGGAGAAAGACACGAGCCCGTCGGTGTTCGCGttcccatcgccgccagacCGGCCAGTGGCCCCAACGCCCTCTCGTTGGAACCGACAGGATCCCTCGACACCCCAAACGGGGTTGTCTGAGCGCCGAGAGTCGGGTTTGGGCTTGGTGGACTCGATTCCACCAACCCCGGCCCTTCCCTCGGCGCTCAGGGGGATcaacgccggcgagggcgaggtgtTCAACTTCGGTtgcacctcgtcctcgttcACCGCGCTGCCCACATCGGGTAGCCTGGCCGCCTCAGGCGGCTcacggcgtggcggcggttccAGCAAGAGGGGCCACCGGAAGAGCGAGCCGCTGCTCCGCAGCCTCCAGCGGAGCTGGACGGGTGGGCGCCCGTCTCTGTCGCCCACGAAGCTGTCGTCTGACGCGGCTTCGCCTGGTGCCGACACCGCTGGAGGCAGCCGGCGCGGGGGTGTGCACACTCCCGACATGGCCAACACGCCGGacatgagcagcagcagcgtcgaaACTCCGGCGCTCTCTTGGGGCAAGTTGACTGGCCGACCTCCTGCTCCTATTCGAGAGACGCCCAAGATGTCCCGCGGCGTCTTCAATGTCGACGCTCGTCAGAACCTTGACATCTTCAGGGAAGTCCAACGCGGGGGTgacgcggcatcggcggTCGATTATTTGGCCAagatggccgaggagaagtGCGGTGGCCAGGCAAAGGTCATGATCGAACAGGCGATGGGCAAACTATTCGTGCGGTTTAAGCTACCTCTCGAATACGCGTCGAAGTTCGCCGACACCCAGAGACATGACGAAAGTCGCTTTACCGtcacgccgtcggcgatATCCTCCTCACCTCGTGTGAGGTTTCCCGCTCCTCAGATGATCTCGCAAAGCGCAGTGTCGCCGGCAACCCCTTTCTGGCATCCAGCATCTATTCACGATGCAAGCAAACAACGCATGGCGACTGTCGATCCCGATTTCGCGGGGCAGGACCAGACTTTGGCTGTTGCAGCCTTTGAGTCCCCGACAGACGTTCCTGCGGACACCCCTCCCGACGTGACGTCGTTGAATCTTCATTCAGCCAATACTACCCAACTCTTGCAAACTCCCACGATGACCGGAATTGCGTTTGCTTCCAGTCCCGGTGCTGCTACGCAAACGCCTGGTCTATTCCCTGCTCTACAGAGCCCCGCCTTGCATTCCAACCCCGACGCACCCAAGAGTTCCGATGCGCTTGCATCGGACTCAGCTGTCGCGGAGACGACACAAGTCACAGCCGCTATTCAAAACACCTCTACATTCACGCCACTTGACAGCTCTGGACAGCGCTCGGCGAAGACCAAGGCCTCCATGCCGACTGCAGGGCAAGATCAAAGCCAGGAGAGTCAGCAAACGAAGCGTGTCGAATTTGACAGCCCCGGGAGGGATTACATGCGAGACTTTATTATGCGTGCGAAGCCTAAGCGGCTCTCCACGACAGAGACGGGATCTCCCATTGCGCCGCCATCGAAGCGACAACCCTTGGTGGCTAAGAGCCCCAACACGGAGAGTCCGCAAAAGGCCAAACGTAAGGCTGACGAAGACGAGTTGGCTCAAGATCCGACTCCACTTAAGAAGGGAGCTGGGCGCCTCTCCAAGCGAACGCGCCGTCACAAAGAATTTGAATCTGATGCCGATACCGATCGTCTCATGGACGGAACCGACACGTTGGCCAAACTTGAAGTAAATGACAAGACCGCCAACCGACTCGCTgagggcgccgatggcgagcaggACGCGGCGGAGATAGAGGAAGCACCGGTGGCAAGACGATCATCCCGATTGCGCAGTCAGAAACAACCAGCCAGTGCGCCCAAGTCATCGATCCCAACGGCTATTAAACTTGGAGCGCGCTCAGGCGCCGGTCGTGGTGCTGGTGTGAAGCGAACCCAGACAGACGTATCGTCGCAGACTCGAGAGAACACGCGCAAGAATAAGGGAAATGCAGAACATCCCTCTGAGGTGCTGGCGAGACAATCGTCTGAGTCTGACGAGACGGAGGTGGCCGCGGCAGACACGTccaacaagaagaagccctcTAAGAAAGGCACGAATGTTGGCTGGAAGGAGCCTTTGGTCGCCCACAAAGAGGAGAAGACAGAGAAGCCCAAAAGAGGCAGAACTTCCAAAGCTAAGGCCACTATTGGAAATACAGGCATCGCGAAGCCGGCGGCATCAACTAAATCCTCTGCGACTGCGACAAAGCAGCGAAGTGCCaaggtggcggcgaagatggGAATGTCGGGAAATGGCACGCCCGCTCGACCCGCACGCATTACGAGATCATCGGCACGAAACCAGCAGTGA
- the VPS60 gene encoding Vacuolar protein-sorting-associated protein 60 (BUSCO:EOG09264OXC~COG:U~EggNog:ENOG503NXG4): MNRLFGAKPAGPKPTLGGAITNIDTRIASIDTKLKALNGELSAYQEKLSKMREGPGKSAIKQKALKVLQRRKAYEAEKDKLESQVWNMEQAQSMQDNLKNVMTQVDAMKTTNKELRKQYGKIDIDKIERLQDEMADLMDVGNEIQESLARSYDIPDEVDETELDAELEALGMEQELELEMGGAVPGFLQDEVLPEFVDEPPQMEDKVKQAAG, from the coding sequence ATGAACCGTCTCTTTGGTGCCAAGCCCGCGGGGCCCAAGCCGACGCTCGGGGGAGCCATCACCAACATCGACACACGCATCGCCTCCATCGACACGAAGCTCAAGGCGCTCAACGGCGAGCTCTCCGCCTACCAGGAGAAGCTCTCCAAAATGCGCGAAGGCCCGGGAAAGTCCGCCATCAAACAAAAGGCCCTCAAAGTGCTGCAACGGCGCAAAGCATacgaggcggagaaggaCAAGCTCGAGTCGCAAGTCTGGAACATGGAGCAGGCGCAGAGCATGCAGGACAACCTCAAGAATGTCATGACTCAGGTCGACGCCATGAAGACGACAAATAAAGAGCTACGCAAGCAGTATGGCAAGATAGACATCGACAAGATCGAGCGCCTGCAGGACGAAATGGCCGATCTCATGGACGTCGGCAATGAGATCCAAGAAAGCTTGGCCCGCAGCTACGACATCCCcgacgaggttgacgagacggagctcgacgctgagctcgaggccctgggcATGGAAcaggagctcgagctggagatgggcggcgccgtcccaGGGTTCCTACAAGATGAGGTGCTTCCCGAGTTTGTCGACGAGCCTCCGCAAATGGAGGATAAGGTCAAGCAGGCGGCTGGATAG